A genome region from Candidatus Microthrix parvicella Bio17-1 includes the following:
- a CDS encoding amidohydrolase family protein: protein MSVIPRIISVDDHVIEPADVWTSRLPAAYVERAPRIHIAPKGKMTLVEGAWVEAPGDGDEMAAWWHFEGRRYQIKRMVACPGMPPEEVTMEGVTYDDIAPGCYDPVARVADMEANHVEASLCFPNYPRFCGQLFSEVEDRTLGRLCIEAYNDFMIDEWCGDSAGRLIPLCVVPLWDPQLAAAEVRRNAARGCRAVAFSELPSWLGLPSIHTRHWDPFFQACEETSTVLAMHIGSGTKTVTTSPDAPTVVAANLIACNSVASMVDWLFSGVFDRFPGIQLLYAESQIGWIPYFVERADDTWQTHQWAQGEERSQRPPSDYYREHISACFFKDTVGIDLLDRIGEDNVLFETDYPHQDGTFPRSKQVAEELFGHLPQPTINKIARGNAIKLLGLDFEP from the coding sequence ATGAGCGTCATCCCCCGCATCATCAGCGTCGACGACCACGTCATCGAACCGGCAGACGTGTGGACCAGCCGGCTGCCCGCCGCCTACGTCGAGCGGGCGCCGCGCATCCACATCGCCCCCAAGGGGAAGATGACCCTGGTCGAGGGTGCCTGGGTGGAGGCCCCGGGCGACGGTGACGAGATGGCCGCCTGGTGGCATTTCGAGGGTCGTCGCTACCAGATCAAGCGCATGGTTGCCTGCCCCGGGATGCCGCCCGAGGAGGTGACGATGGAGGGCGTCACCTACGACGACATCGCACCCGGCTGCTACGACCCGGTCGCACGCGTGGCTGACATGGAGGCCAACCATGTGGAGGCCAGCCTGTGCTTTCCCAACTATCCCCGCTTCTGCGGACAACTGTTCTCCGAGGTCGAGGACCGCACGCTGGGTCGCCTCTGCATCGAGGCCTACAACGACTTCATGATCGACGAGTGGTGCGGTGACAGCGCCGGTCGCCTCATCCCGTTGTGCGTGGTGCCACTGTGGGACCCGCAGTTGGCAGCGGCCGAGGTTCGACGCAATGCCGCCAGGGGCTGTCGAGCCGTGGCGTTCTCCGAGCTGCCGTCGTGGCTTGGCCTGCCCAGCATCCACACCCGGCACTGGGACCCGTTTTTCCAGGCCTGCGAGGAGACCAGCACCGTTCTGGCCATGCACATCGGGTCGGGCACCAAGACGGTCACCACATCCCCGGACGCGCCCACGGTGGTCGCCGCCAACCTGATCGCCTGCAACAGCGTCGCCTCCATGGTCGACTGGCTGTTCTCCGGAGTGTTCGACCGGTTCCCCGGCATTCAGCTGCTGTATGCGGAGAGCCAGATCGGCTGGATCCCCTACTTCGTCGAGCGGGCGGACGACACCTGGCAAACACACCAGTGGGCCCAGGGGGAGGAGCGCTCCCAACGGCCGCCCTCGGACTACTACCGCGAGCACATCTCGGCCTGTTTTTTCAAAGACACCGTCGGCATCGACCTGTTGGACCGCATCGGCGAGGACAACGTGCTCTTCGAGACCGACTATCCGCACCAGGACGGCACGTTTCCGCGGTCCAAACAGGTGGCCGAGGAGTTGTTCGGGCACCTGCCCCAACCGACGATCAACAAGATCGCCCGGGGTAACGCCATCAAGCTGCTCGGTCTGGACTTCGAGCCCTGA
- a CDS encoding carboxymuconolactone decarboxylase family protein produces MSSEHLDDAARRQRGLAMMKDVYGWDIPHVEGAFVESTVDHLFGEVWAEGTLSIKERRMMLIGMAVAGGMEDVASLQLDAAVRLGELDAEDLRSIVVFVAHYAGWPRGAKLNTEVEKIIARMDA; encoded by the coding sequence ATGAGCAGCGAACACCTCGATGATGCAGCTCGTCGTCAGCGCGGCCTGGCGATGATGAAGGACGTCTACGGGTGGGACATCCCCCACGTGGAGGGCGCCTTTGTGGAGTCCACGGTCGACCATCTCTTCGGCGAGGTGTGGGCCGAGGGCACCCTCAGCATCAAGGAGCGCCGCATGATGCTGATCGGCATGGCGGTCGCCGGCGGCATGGAGGACGTCGCATCGCTCCAGCTGGACGCAGCGGTCCGCCTGGGCGAGCTCGACGCGGAGGACCTGCGCAGCATCGTGGTGTTCGTCGCCCATTACGCCGGCTGGCCCCGCGGTGCGAAGCTGAACACCGAGGTGGAGAAGATCATCGCCCGCATGGACGCCTGA
- a CDS encoding NAD(P)-dependent oxidoreductase yields the protein MSDPHLGFIGLGQIGAPMAKRWCDHPGGLTVFDVVEAATAPFAERGAHVAASPAGVAERATVISLMVRDDAQVREVMSGPDGILATASNGTVVIIHSTVEADTPAEIAALCKPHGVAVLDAPVSGGAMGAHEGTLALMVGGDAEAVALATGALERLGTLVAHLGPIGAGTRAKLARNLITFASFAAVGEASRLAEAAGVDLAKLGEVVRHSDRVTGGPGAIMLRGTAGPLPADDGLRPIFEHTRGLGEKDLALAIGLGAELGVETPVARQAFDQLGAALGVPHGHSLDTDNPDEGDDR from the coding sequence GTGAGCGATCCGCACCTGGGGTTCATCGGGCTCGGTCAGATCGGTGCCCCGATGGCGAAGCGCTGGTGCGACCACCCGGGCGGCCTCACCGTGTTTGACGTCGTCGAGGCCGCCACAGCGCCGTTCGCCGAGAGGGGCGCGCACGTCGCAGCGTCGCCGGCCGGGGTGGCCGAGCGGGCCACCGTGATCTCGCTGATGGTGCGCGACGACGCCCAGGTGCGCGAGGTGATGTCCGGACCCGACGGCATCCTGGCGACGGCCTCGAACGGCACGGTGGTGATCATCCACTCCACGGTGGAGGCCGACACGCCGGCCGAGATCGCCGCGCTGTGCAAGCCCCACGGCGTGGCGGTGCTGGATGCGCCGGTCAGCGGGGGAGCGATGGGCGCCCACGAGGGCACCCTGGCACTCATGGTTGGCGGCGACGCCGAGGCGGTGGCGCTGGCCACCGGGGCGCTGGAACGCCTGGGCACGCTGGTGGCCCACCTGGGGCCGATCGGCGCCGGAACCCGGGCCAAACTGGCCCGCAACCTGATCACCTTCGCCTCGTTCGCTGCGGTCGGCGAGGCGTCCCGACTGGCCGAGGCCGCCGGGGTGGACCTGGCCAAACTGGGCGAGGTGGTGCGCCACTCCGATCGGGTGACCGGCGGTCCGGGGGCGATCATGCTGCGCGGCACCGCCGGGCCGCTGCCGGCGGACGACGGGCTGCGCCCGATCTTCGAACACACCCGGGGCCTGGGCGAGAAGGACCTCGCCCTGGCGATCGGGCTTGGCGCCGAGCTCGGCGTCGAGACGCCCGTGGCGCGGCAGGCGTTCGACCAGCTGGGCGCCGCCCTCGGCGTGCCCCACGGCCACAGCCTCGACACCGATAACCCAGACGAAGGAGACGACCGATGA
- a CDS encoding YybH family protein has protein sequence MTSYPRAELEAMVERWLQANRDAEASGDWRSLADCFTEDATYGWNFGPKEHFMAVGRDEIRDIALGQEMGGLSGWQYPYEEMIIDETKGHVVGFWRQVADATREDGSSYEVPGIGGSWFVYGGDRQWAFQRDWFDYGNAASLFLEMMGDGTLSDGMQARMDRSLKPGQLPGHYPIRDVPVGLWDRPS, from the coding sequence ATGACCAGCTATCCCCGTGCCGAGCTCGAAGCCATGGTCGAGCGTTGGCTCCAGGCCAACCGCGACGCCGAGGCGTCGGGCGACTGGCGCAGCCTGGCCGACTGCTTCACCGAGGACGCCACCTACGGTTGGAACTTCGGGCCCAAGGAGCACTTCATGGCCGTCGGCCGCGACGAGATCCGCGACATTGCCCTGGGCCAGGAGATGGGTGGCCTCTCTGGGTGGCAGTACCCGTACGAGGAGATGATCATCGACGAGACCAAGGGCCACGTCGTCGGGTTCTGGCGCCAGGTGGCCGACGCCACCCGCGAGGACGGCTCGTCCTACGAGGTGCCCGGCATCGGCGGCAGCTGGTTCGTCTACGGCGGCGACCGGCAGTGGGCCTTTCAGCGCGACTGGTTCGACTACGGCAACGCCGCCTCGCTGTTCCTGGAGATGATGGGTGACGGAACACTGTCCGACGGCATGCAGGCCCGCATGGATCGCTCCCTCAAGCCGGGCCAGCTGCCCGGCCATTACCCGATCCGCGACGTGCCGGTCGGCCTGTGGGACCGACCCTCGTGA
- a CDS encoding ferredoxin translates to MPGAPKSTRTDGWRIVVDRDLCQGHAACQGEAPQLFEVSKRGELTILDERPPDEARAAADAAVKYCPTHALSIHEDPTPEDPNPEDPQ, encoded by the coding sequence GTGCCGGGGGCCCCGAAGTCGACCCGCACCGACGGCTGGCGCATCGTGGTGGATCGGGACCTGTGTCAGGGCCACGCCGCCTGCCAGGGGGAGGCACCGCAGCTGTTCGAGGTGTCCAAGCGGGGGGAGCTGACCATCCTTGACGAGCGCCCGCCCGACGAGGCCCGCGCCGCCGCCGATGCGGCCGTGAAGTACTGCCCGACCCATGCACTGTCCATTCACGAAGACCCGACCCCCGAAGACCCGAACCCGGAGGATCCCCAATGA
- a CDS encoding SDR family oxidoreductase — MPRFVPHPERRVAVVTGASSGIGAAAAKSLAAAGHPVVLGARRTDRLDELAAAIRSVGGEAATAALDLTDDASIDAFAKTAQEAFGPVDVVVSNAGDVHPESALGVDPDDFVRAIQINLTGAHRLISRLGRPMVEAGHGDLVFVTSDVVVRQRTHMAGYVAAKSGLEGLARAMQMELEGTGVRATMVRPGPSSTEQGTTWSEDTVNAVMPHWSNWGHLRHSGSLRPQEIADVIVFVVAVPKGTHLTLVEIQPEAPVNGDRSYR, encoded by the coding sequence GTGCCGAGATTCGTCCCCCATCCCGAGCGGCGGGTTGCCGTCGTCACCGGCGCCTCGTCCGGCATCGGCGCAGCCGCCGCCAAGTCGTTGGCCGCCGCCGGCCACCCGGTGGTGTTGGGCGCCCGCCGCACCGATCGCCTCGACGAGTTGGCCGCCGCCATCAGGTCCGTCGGGGGCGAGGCTGCCACGGCGGCGCTCGACCTGACCGACGATGCATCGATCGATGCGTTCGCCAAGACGGCCCAGGAGGCGTTCGGGCCGGTGGACGTGGTCGTTTCCAACGCCGGCGACGTGCATCCGGAGAGCGCGCTGGGCGTCGACCCGGATGACTTTGTGCGGGCGATTCAGATCAACCTCACCGGTGCCCACCGGCTGATCAGTCGGCTTGGTCGCCCCATGGTGGAGGCCGGGCATGGCGACCTGGTGTTCGTCACCTCCGATGTGGTCGTCCGTCAACGCACCCACATGGCCGGCTACGTCGCCGCCAAGTCCGGCCTGGAGGGCCTCGCCCGGGCCATGCAGATGGAGCTGGAGGGCACCGGTGTGCGGGCCACGATGGTGCGACCCGGGCCATCGAGCACCGAGCAGGGCACCACCTGGAGCGAGGACACGGTGAACGCGGTGATGCCGCACTGGTCCAACTGGGGCCACCTCCGTCACAGCGGGTCGCTACGGCCCCAGGAGATTGCCGACGTGATCGTCTTCGTGGTGGCGGTGCCCAAGGGCACGCACCTGACCTTGGTGGAGATCCAACCCGAGGCACCCGTGAACGGCGATCGGAGCTACAGATGA
- a CDS encoding cytochrome P450, translating into MTTAAAAVEYDPYAYEIHEDPYPTYARLRDEAPVYRNDERNFWALSRYDDVMAGFRDSERFSNAQGVSIDPAASGPNAHRTMSFLAMDPPEHGRMRGLVSRGFTPRRVAAMEDNIRALTVGHLESCLDAGSFDFVTDLAAKVPMDVISEMLGVPQADRARLRRASDLLVHREEGVTDVPPAGVEAAFELAVYYSEMIADRRINPGDDLVSALCQVKTDGDAVTDGDRLTDDEITSFLFLMVVAGNETTTKLLAHAWYWAWANPDERAKVFADPGRIPDWVEETLRYDTSSQMLARVTTTDVTLHGTTIPAGDRVLLLAGSANRDHRQFPDPDRFDLDRDTTGIASFGVGRHFCMGASLARLETRVVLEELVKRVGSYEIDAEGAKRVHSVNVRGFATLPTTFEVTR; encoded by the coding sequence ATGACCACGGCGGCAGCAGCGGTTGAGTACGACCCGTACGCCTACGAGATCCACGAGGATCCGTACCCCACCTATGCCCGCCTGCGCGACGAGGCGCCGGTGTACCGCAACGACGAACGTAACTTCTGGGCGTTGTCCCGCTACGACGACGTGATGGCCGGTTTCCGGGACTCGGAGCGTTTCTCCAATGCCCAGGGCGTGTCGATCGACCCGGCGGCCTCGGGCCCCAACGCCCACCGGACGATGTCGTTTCTGGCGATGGACCCGCCCGAGCACGGACGCATGCGGGGCCTGGTGTCCCGGGGGTTCACCCCTCGGCGGGTGGCGGCGATGGAGGACAACATTCGGGCGCTCACCGTTGGCCATCTGGAGTCCTGCCTGGATGCAGGTTCGTTCGACTTCGTCACCGACCTGGCCGCCAAGGTGCCGATGGATGTGATCTCCGAGATGCTCGGTGTTCCTCAGGCCGACCGGGCACGGCTGCGTCGGGCGTCGGATCTGCTGGTGCATCGTGAGGAGGGCGTGACCGACGTACCGCCGGCCGGCGTCGAGGCGGCATTTGAGCTGGCCGTGTACTACTCGGAGATGATCGCCGACCGACGGATCAACCCCGGCGACGACCTGGTGAGCGCCCTGTGCCAGGTGAAGACCGATGGCGACGCCGTGACCGACGGCGACCGGCTGACCGACGACGAGATCACCTCGTTTCTGTTTCTCATGGTCGTCGCCGGTAACGAGACCACCACCAAGCTGCTCGCCCACGCCTGGTACTGGGCGTGGGCGAACCCCGACGAGCGGGCCAAGGTGTTCGCCGACCCCGGCCGGATCCCGGACTGGGTGGAGGAGACGCTGCGCTACGACACCTCCAGCCAGATGCTGGCCCGGGTGACCACCACCGACGTCACCCTGCACGGCACGACGATCCCGGCCGGGGACCGGGTGTTGCTGCTGGCCGGATCGGCCAACCGTGATCACCGCCAGTTTCCCGATCCCGACCGCTTTGATCTCGACCGTGACACCACCGGCATTGCCAGCTTCGGTGTGGGGCGCCACTTCTGCATGGGTGCCTCCCTGGCACGGTTGGAAACCCGGGTGGTGCTCGAGGAGCTGGTCAAGCGGGTCGGGTCCTACGAGATCGATGCCGAGGGTGCCAAGCGGGTGCACTCGGTGAACGTCCGCGGGTTCGCCACCCTGCCCACCACTTTTGAGGTCACGCGATGA
- a CDS encoding TetR/AcrR family transcriptional regulator, whose amino-acid sequence MSTTGVQDAKGPAADLPTLPRRRLSKQRSLTVDRLTAAAVDELHAVGYAALTVRTVAARSGVAPATAYNYFSCKEHLIAEVFWRRISAQKEAAEVRRGAAAQRATEVLADFALVVSNETELAAACTVALLVDNPEVHELRLKIGRLLHARLVAALAGRDDGAAAPPAAVRTLEFVVSGALIEVGTGHLPYDRLRHQLAEATKVILGDAP is encoded by the coding sequence GTGTCCACCACGGGTGTCCAAGATGCGAAGGGTCCGGCTGCCGATCTGCCGACGTTGCCTCGGCGGCGCCTGAGCAAGCAGCGGTCGCTCACCGTCGACCGGCTCACCGCCGCCGCCGTCGACGAACTCCATGCGGTCGGATACGCGGCCCTGACCGTTCGTACCGTCGCCGCCCGGTCCGGGGTGGCCCCCGCCACGGCCTACAACTACTTCTCCTGCAAAGAGCACCTGATCGCAGAGGTGTTCTGGCGCCGCATCAGCGCGCAGAAGGAGGCGGCGGAGGTCCGGCGCGGTGCGGCGGCTCAGCGGGCGACCGAGGTGCTGGCCGACTTTGCGCTGGTCGTGTCCAACGAGACCGAGCTGGCGGCGGCCTGCACCGTGGCGCTGCTGGTGGACAACCCGGAGGTGCACGAGCTGCGCCTGAAGATCGGCCGGTTGTTGCATGCCCGGCTGGTCGCCGCACTCGCAGGACGGGACGACGGCGCCGCGGCGCCGCCCGCTGCCGTGCGGACGCTGGAGTTCGTCGTGTCCGGTGCGCTGATCGAGGTGGGTACCGGCCACCTGCCCTACGACCGGCTCCGGCACCAACTCGCCGAGGCGACGAAGGTGATTCTGGGAGATGCCCCGTGA
- a CDS encoding SDR family oxidoreductase, with protein sequence MAVQQRFTDRTAIVTGAGGGIGEAYARALHAEGANVVIAELNEAAGQAVADSLGERALFVKTDVGHPAGTDAMAEATLDAFGRIDHLVNNAAIFGDMELAGLTNVDYEYLNTFMSVNLMGALHCTRSVMRPMGKPKGPDEVRGGSIVNQSSTAAWMGISGFYGLAKAGLNFLTASLAHELGHRNIRINAVAPGPTDTAAMNKQVPVEFQDPLVSSLAIKRLGTPADHVGPVLFLLSDEASWMTGQIVAVDGGQVTRL encoded by the coding sequence ATGGCAGTTCAACAGCGATTCACCGACCGCACCGCCATCGTCACCGGCGCCGGAGGTGGCATTGGCGAGGCCTACGCCCGGGCCCTGCACGCAGAGGGCGCCAACGTGGTCATCGCCGAGCTCAACGAGGCCGCCGGTCAGGCGGTGGCCGACTCGCTCGGCGAGCGGGCGCTGTTCGTGAAGACCGACGTGGGCCACCCGGCCGGCACCGACGCCATGGCCGAGGCCACCCTCGACGCGTTCGGGCGCATCGATCACCTGGTCAACAACGCCGCCATCTTCGGCGACATGGAGCTGGCCGGGCTGACCAACGTGGACTACGAGTACCTCAACACGTTCATGTCGGTGAACCTGATGGGTGCGCTGCACTGCACCCGGTCGGTCATGCGCCCGATGGGCAAACCGAAGGGTCCGGACGAGGTCCGGGGCGGGTCGATCGTCAACCAGTCGTCGACCGCGGCGTGGATGGGCATCAGCGGCTTCTACGGCCTGGCCAAGGCGGGCCTCAACTTCCTGACGGCGTCGCTGGCCCACGAGTTGGGCCACCGCAACATCCGCATCAACGCCGTTGCGCCCGGCCCCACGGACACGGCGGCGATGAACAAGCAGGTGCCGGTGGAGTTTCAGGATCCGTTGGTCAGCAGCCTGGCGATCAAGCGCCTGGGCACACCGGCCGACCACGTCGGCCCGGTGCTGTTTCTGCTGTCAGACGAAGCGTCCTGGATGACCGGCCAGATCGTGGCGGTCGACGGCGGACAGGTGACCCGGCTGTGA
- a CDS encoding aldehyde dehydrogenase family protein, which produces MTAIWHEERLLIDGALRSAEHGATYPVENPATGGQLGVAADATPADVEAALAAARRAFDESGWAGDVELRVRCLRQLHQALVEHADQLTELTIAEVGAPRSACATVQLTAPTEFLPYYADLAEGYEWTTPLGVADTLGGPAERWTERNPIGVVAAITPWNVPHQINLAKVAPALAAGCTVVLKPAPETPWCGLALGRLVAEHTDIPAGVFNVVTSSDPAIGELLTGDPRVDMVSFTGSTATGRRVMAAASANVTKVFLELGGKSASIVLDDVVDFGLAAATAAFGTATVAGQGCALTTRVLLPRSRYEEGVDAIAEMMAAMTPGDPTDPGTMMGPLISDRQWQRVNDYVRSAEADGARVVCGGGRPSAIPDGHFFDMTLLADVTADMAVASEEVFGPVLVAIAYEDDDDAVRIANDSIYGLSGAVFGADEYRALAIARRIRTGTMSINGGVWYGVDVPFGGVKQSGIGREMGVAGFEEYLDTTAFARPVG; this is translated from the coding sequence ATGACAGCCATCTGGCACGAGGAGCGGCTGCTGATCGACGGCGCGCTGCGCAGCGCCGAGCACGGCGCCACCTATCCGGTGGAGAACCCGGCGACCGGCGGGCAACTGGGCGTGGCCGCCGACGCCACCCCCGCCGACGTGGAGGCGGCGCTGGCCGCCGCCCGGCGTGCATTCGACGAGAGCGGCTGGGCCGGCGACGTCGAGCTCCGGGTGCGGTGCCTTCGCCAGCTCCATCAGGCGCTCGTCGAGCACGCCGACCAGCTCACCGAGCTGACGATCGCCGAGGTGGGTGCGCCCCGCTCGGCCTGCGCCACCGTGCAGCTCACCGCCCCCACCGAGTTCCTCCCCTACTACGCCGATCTGGCCGAGGGCTACGAGTGGACCACGCCGCTCGGCGTCGCCGACACCCTGGGCGGCCCGGCCGAGCGTTGGACCGAGCGCAACCCCATCGGGGTGGTCGCCGCCATCACCCCGTGGAACGTGCCCCACCAGATCAACCTGGCCAAAGTGGCTCCGGCGCTGGCCGCCGGCTGCACCGTGGTGCTGAAGCCGGCGCCGGAGACGCCGTGGTGCGGCCTGGCCCTCGGCCGGTTGGTCGCCGAGCACACCGACATCCCGGCCGGTGTGTTCAACGTCGTCACGTCGAGCGATCCCGCCATCGGCGAGCTGCTCACCGGCGACCCCCGGGTGGACATGGTCAGCTTCACCGGCTCGACCGCCACCGGCCGCCGGGTGATGGCGGCAGCGTCGGCCAACGTCACCAAGGTGTTTCTCGAGCTGGGCGGCAAGTCGGCCTCGATCGTGCTCGACGATGTCGTCGACTTCGGACTGGCCGCCGCCACCGCGGCGTTCGGCACCGCCACGGTGGCGGGCCAGGGCTGCGCGCTCACCACCCGGGTGCTGCTCCCCCGCTCCCGTTACGAGGAGGGCGTAGACGCCATCGCCGAGATGATGGCGGCGATGACCCCGGGCGACCCAACCGACCCGGGCACCATGATGGGACCGCTGATCAGCGACCGGCAGTGGCAACGGGTCAACGACTACGTGCGCAGCGCCGAGGCCGACGGCGCCCGGGTGGTGTGCGGCGGCGGGCGGCCGTCGGCGATCCCCGACGGCCACTTCTTCGACATGACGCTGCTCGCCGACGTCACGGCCGACATGGCGGTGGCATCCGAGGAGGTCTTCGGCCCGGTGCTGGTGGCGATCGCCTACGAGGATGACGACGATGCGGTGCGCATCGCCAACGACTCGATCTACGGCCTGTCCGGCGCCGTGTTCGGCGCCGACGAGTACCGGGCGCTGGCCATCGCCCGACGCATTCGCACCGGCACCATGTCGATCAACGGCGGCGTCTGGTACGGGGTGGACGTACCCTTCGGCGGGGTAAAGCAGTCCGGCATCGGTCGGGAGATGGGCGTCGCCGGGTTCGAGGAGTACCTCGACACAACTGCGTTTGCCCGGCCCGTCGGCTGA
- a CDS encoding SDR family NAD(P)-dependent oxidoreductase → MSQTEAIEPQDFAHLPGVALVTGGSGGLGSAVALLLARRGADVAITYHNNADRAAEVVAAIEATGRRGSAHRLDATDADGAAALVETVASDGGAGGGLHTLVHAAGPLIPQRHLSRISPDQLTPQMTEEIAGFFNVAQPTLPHLRRSRGSIVAVTTAATRRFPVRDGLSAAGKGAVEQLCWGLAAEEGRFGIRVNCVGPGMTTAGMAQDLTASGDLADADFAAATANIPLRRFGDAADIAEAVCFLASSRAGYISGQHLAVDGGYGV, encoded by the coding sequence ATGAGCCAGACCGAAGCGATCGAACCGCAGGACTTCGCCCACCTCCCCGGCGTTGCGTTGGTGACCGGCGGCTCGGGCGGGCTCGGCTCGGCGGTCGCGCTGCTCCTGGCCAGGCGCGGCGCCGACGTGGCGATCACCTACCACAACAACGCCGACCGGGCCGCCGAGGTGGTCGCCGCCATCGAGGCGACCGGCCGGCGAGGCTCGGCCCATCGGCTGGACGCCACCGATGCCGATGGGGCAGCCGCCCTCGTCGAGACCGTCGCTTCGGACGGCGGAGCGGGTGGCGGTCTGCACACGTTGGTCCACGCCGCAGGACCGCTCATCCCCCAGCGCCACCTCAGCCGGATCAGCCCCGATCAACTCACCCCGCAGATGACCGAGGAGATCGCGGGGTTCTTCAACGTGGCCCAGCCCACTCTTCCCCACCTCCGACGGTCTCGGGGCTCGATCGTGGCGGTCACCACCGCCGCCACGCGCCGCTTCCCAGTCCGCGATGGGCTGTCCGCCGCCGGCAAGGGCGCGGTCGAGCAGCTGTGCTGGGGGCTCGCCGCCGAGGAGGGCCGCTTCGGAATCCGAGTCAACTGCGTGGGCCCGGGGATGACCACCGCCGGCATGGCCCAGGACCTGACCGCCTCGGGCGACTTGGCCGACGCCGACTTCGCCGCCGCTACCGCCAACATCCCGCTTCGCCGATTTGGAGATGCCGCCGACATCGCCGAGGCGGTGTGCTTTTTGGCGTCCTCGCGGGCGGGCTACATCTCCGGTCAGCACCTGGCGGTCGACGGCGGCTACGGCGTGTAG
- a CDS encoding MIP/aquaporin family protein has product MAIILFMGKVSGSHLNPVVSIAFALRSDFPWWRVPGYIIVQLLGATLACLFLQHVVDVSATFGSNYPAAGYSNMSAFWMEFILTLGLVSVILGTASGAQNIGIVGAFGVGGYIALAGLWGSPISGTSMNPARTFGPDLVGADFSSYWVYVAGPLAGAAVAANRQGGRLRRLRQKLDSQVAQPRSYRSDCRSLVQESATGAISATPPPRSAARSTVSRC; this is encoded by the coding sequence ATGGCGATCATCTTGTTCATGGGCAAGGTCTCTGGCTCGCACCTGAACCCCGTGGTGAGCATCGCATTCGCGCTGCGCAGCGATTTCCCCTGGTGGCGCGTCCCCGGCTACATCATCGTGCAGCTCCTCGGGGCGACGCTCGCATGCCTGTTCCTCCAACACGTCGTGGACGTGTCAGCGACGTTCGGCTCGAACTACCCGGCTGCGGGCTACTCGAACATGTCCGCGTTCTGGATGGAGTTCATCCTCACCCTCGGTCTGGTCAGTGTCATCCTCGGCACGGCGTCCGGAGCGCAGAACATCGGTATCGTCGGAGCGTTCGGTGTCGGTGGCTACATCGCTCTCGCCGGGTTGTGGGGGAGCCCGATCTCGGGCACCTCCATGAACCCGGCACGCACCTTTGGCCCCGATCTCGTGGGCGCCGACTTCTCCTCGTACTGGGTCTATGTCGCCGGACCACTCGCCGGCGCAGCAGTCGCAGCGAATCGACAAGGCGGTCGACTCCGGCGACTACGCCAAAAGCTCGACTCCCAGGTCGCTCAGCCTCGGAGCTACCGGTCTGACTGCCGTTCGCTTGTGCAAGAGTCGGCGACCGGCGCCATTTCGGCGACTCCCCCTCCTCGCTCCGCTGCTCGATCGACAGTCTCACGCTGCTAG